A region of Fusarium keratoplasticum isolate Fu6.1 chromosome 6, whole genome shotgun sequence DNA encodes the following proteins:
- a CDS encoding Prolyl endopeptidase — MDRDKPCEPVLVTNMPIKPDSDYEWLETQESPEGLEWVDNQNELATRKLDSLPHTKSIQEKLVALSSTDVNRPSYWITGNLFRLRKDSTNKHGILEVSERHPDGSLGDWRLILDIDKLGREESRELEFFDFDFQSRAFGPDASRLLVLLSDGGSDLVELRELDTKQGKFVRDGFRTGLGRIAVTWLDIDHVLINHNLNGSPTTAAGWGTTSYIWKRGTDLKEAKAVKEISPTSALSLISSVGQTNSGRALITCAVDYSTLVYSIVSLDGTVEELDLPKKQSMSLPPKTTSKHVVAVLGEKATVCGREVPVGSVIAYNTVPDTPANERTSIVYVPEPDEVNAHLFVDGIQASKTRVYLTMNKRQSERRLTLENDAHEWRIIRSIETSIGSHAAATSGDPYSNETVVTESGLLSPSTTWLERGEAKESLYTQPSVFNADAFQLSQKSTTSKDDTSIDYLVLSPKEPKHPHGEQPIMMIGYGAFGLSVPLSYLDMILGGISLVPWLESGGSLVIPFIRGGGERGEAWHQAARQEKRQNSYDDFIAVAETLVKDGITTPKRIGVVGGSNGGLLAAVMGTQRPDLFGAIVSDVPLTDMLRYPLMGMGAAWIYEYGDPQNPEMAKVLRAYSPFHNIREGIQYPPFLVTVSTKDDRVGAGHARKLVARLKDAGASDVFLYEDRTGGHGVSDPFKNATLMARRVAFLIEFLQPTGSGA; from the exons ATGGACAGGGATAAACCATGTGAG CCTGTGCTTGTTACAAACAT GCCCATCAAACCCGACAGTGATTACGAGTGGCTTGAGACACAAGAGTCTCCCGAGGGCCTCGAATGGGTCGACAACCAGAATGAGCTCGCCACGCGCAAGCTGGACTCGTTGCCGCACACTAAGAGTatccaggagaagctggtgGCCCTGTCTTCAACTGACGTGAATCGCCCGAGCTACTGGATCACCGGTAACCTCTTTCGACTGAGGAAGGACTCCACCAACAAACATGGCATCCTCGAAGTCTCTGAGAGACACCCTGACGGCTCGCTAGGCGACTGGCGactcatcctcgacatcgaTAAACTGGGCCGGGAGGAGAGCAGAGAGCTCGAGTTTTTCGACTTTGACTTTCAGAGTCGTGCCTTTGGACCTGATGCCTCACgtctccttgtcctcttGTCCGATGGAGGCTCTGACTTGGTCGAGTTGCGTGAGCTTGATACCAAACAAGGCAAATTCGTTCGAGATGGGTTTCGTACGGGGCTAGGTCGCATCGCTGTTACGTGGCTAGACATCGATCACGTCTTGATCAACCACAACCTCAACGGCAGTCCGACTACGGCAGCAGGTTGGGGAACCACTTCGTACATCTGGAAGCGCGGTACCGACttgaaggaggccaaggctgtcaaAGAAATATCCCCAACCAGTGCactctctctcatctcctcGGTAGGCCAAACCAACAGTGGTCGTGCCCTCATCACTTGCGCCGTGGACTACTCCACCCTCGTCTACAGCATTGTTTCCCTTGATGGGACTGTGGAAGAGCTTGATCTGCCAAAGAAACAGTCAATGTCGCTGCCACCCAAAACCACATCCAAGCATGTGGTGGCCGTGCTGGGTGAGAAGGCGACCGTCTGTGGTCGAGAGGTCCCAGTTGGTTCCGTCATCGCGTACAACACGGTGCCAGACACACCAGCCAACGAAAGGACCTCGATTGTTTACGTTCCGGAGCCGGACGAGGTCAACGCTCATCTCTTTGTTGATGGAATCCAGGCAAGCAAGACCAGGGTTTACTTGACAATGAACAAGAGACAATCAGAGCGCCGCTTGACCCTGGAGAATGACGCCCATGAATGGAGAATCATCCGAAGCATAGAGACGAGTATCGGGTCTCATGCGGCTGCAACCAGCGGTGACCCTTACAGCAACGAGACAGTCGTGACTGAGTCTGGCTTGCTCTCCCCGTCGACTACTTGGCTAGAACGAGGCGAGGCCAAAGAGTCTCTGTACACCCAGCCATCGGTTTTCAATGCCGACGCCTTTCAACTTAGTCAGAAGAGCACTACAAGCAAGGACGACACTTCGATCGACTATCTTGTCCTCTCGCCCAAGGAGCCGAAACACCCACACGGCGAGCAGCCGATCATGATGATTGGGTACGGCGCCTTTGGGCTTTCCGTCCCGTTGTCATACTTGGACATGATTCTGGGCGGCATCTCACTGGTCCCCTGGCTGGAGAGTGGCGGGTCGTTGGTGATTCCATTCATCCGGGGCGGCGGCGAACGAGGCGAGGCGTGGCATCAAGCCGCACGACAAGAGAAGCGCCAAAATTCGTACGACGACTTCATTGCCGTTGCTGAAACACTTGTCAAGGATGGGATTACTACCCCAAAGCGCATTGGCGTTGTCGGCGGATCCAACGGCGGCTTGCTTGCTGCCGTCATGGGCACCCAGCGGCCGGACCTCTTTGGCGCCATCGTCAGCGACGTGCCTCTAACGGACATGTTGAGATACCCTCTGATGGGGATGGGAGCTGCATGGATATACGAGTACGGAGACCCTCAAAATCCTGAAATGGCCAAGGTTCTCAGGGCGTACTCACCATTCCACAACATCCGCGAGGGGATTCAGTATcccccctttctcgtcaccGTCTCGACAAAGGATGATCGAGTCGGTGCCGGCCATGCGCGAAAGCTTGTTGCGAGGTTGAAGGACGCAGGAGCATCAGACGTGTTTTTGTACGAGGATCGTACGGGCGGACACGGTGTCAGTGATCCTTTTAAGAATGCGACGTTGATGGCTAGACGGGTCGCCTTTTTGATAGAGTTTCTCCAGCCCACAGGTTCGGGTGCCTAG
- a CDS encoding Linoleate 8R-lipoxygenase: MSFNEKFQAGESYGDAKTGSTGLLDDPVKLATDIIKEYAGVRTQASIPQLAELIKELTIEKGKPLDDKKGTTELLIGILTSLPRTSKARTQLTNKLIDTLWGNLQHPPLSYVGGDVKYEVVNSNEPAHKHNCELYDTIEFKAPDSDVILREQVPQAPDGLHQYRMPDGSFNNILEPNLGRAGTPYAKSVRSEKRLHGVKPDPGLLFDLLLARDDKNFTENPAGISSMLFYHAAIIIHDIFRTSRTDPNKSDTSSYLDLAPLYGSSLKDQLEIRTMKEGKLKPDTFHEKRLLGQPAGVNVMLVLYSRFHNYVADILLKINENGRFTLQCPANASAEDKAKAVAKQDHDLFNVARLITGGLYINICLHDYLRAITNTHHSSSDWTLDPRVAIDKQFDGEGVPRGVGNQVSVEFNLLYRFHSCISKRDEHWINNFFLKLFPGRKAEDLQDVSWDELGQALFNFERSIPKDPSVRTFDGLERQENGTFKDEDLVRILKDAMEDPAGTFGARMVPKALKVVEVLGIIQGRKWQVASLNEFREFFGLKRYDQFSEINSNPEIANILEKLYTDPDMVELYPGLMIEDIKPARNPGSGIMPTYSVGRAVLSDAVTLVRSDRFNTIDYTVSNLTAWGYNEVQQDYKTLGGSMLYKLIQRGVPNWFPFNSVAVMQPMYTKKANIAIAKEIGTYDQFTEADPKPPAKPIVVTTNEAIKKTLSNPKQFVVPWLQPLNTLFPGKKDYGWFMLAGDEAKNFKHRADFQKAMGKIPNLHAAVHNMIERVGAKLIEKETFKLKAGLEQIDIIRDVAIPLNTQLLADFFYFDLRTDENPDGTLGVAELYRHLLNIRIWGVNNNDPGQAWNRRRWAQEGVTAVYNSTKKLVDEAVLGRGMGLGIASAISSKVGRKSYLKKDSLRSCGLKLVEELLAQGNNADQVTDNLWLTAFGGIGVPVTSFYEVLAFFLRPENAAIWAEVQAIAQKGDDATLHAYVAEAQRLTSSQRNVRIATAPAELEGKPVQPGTPVVMMLGMAGRNGKEVPDADKFDARRKTDAVTAFSYGQHECLAKDVALAFVTGLIKLVADLKQLRPAPGQMGEVKTIQVGTEKAYLNDSWSYLGFDASTWKVHFDGHGKGTFEGDRAPTATTPLQQYYYMLQKRKEEILGF, encoded by the exons ATGTCGTTCAACGAAAAGTTTCAGGCTGGAGAGTCGTACGGTGACGCCAAGACGGGCTCAACCGGCCTCTTGGATGATCCTGTCAAGCTCGCCACAGATATCATCAAGGAATATGCTGGTGTCCGAACCCAGGCCTCCATCCCACAGCTcgccgagctcatcaaggagctaACGATCGAGAAGGGAAAGCCCCTGGATGACAAGAAGGG AACTACAGAGCTCCTCATCGGAATCCTTACCTCCCTTCCCCGTACCTCCAAGGCGAGGACCCAGCtcaccaacaagctcatcgacACCCTCTGGGGCAACCTCCAGCACCCACCCCTGAGCTACGTTGGCGGTGACGTTAAGTACGAGGTGGTCAACTCGAACGAGCCCGCACACAAGCACAACTGTGAGCTCTACGACACCATCGAGTTCAAGGCCCCAGACAGCGATGTCATCCTGCGGGAGCAGGTCCCTCAGGCTCCTGATGGCCTTCACCAGTACCGTATGCCTGACGGTagcttcaacaacatccttgaGCCCAACCTGGGTCGTGCTGGCACACCCTACGCCAAGTCAGTCAGATCTGAGAAGCGCCTTCATGGTGTCAAGCCTGATCCTGGTCTGCTCTtcgaccttcttcttgctcgtGATGACAAGAACTTTACCGAGAACCCGGCTggcatctcctccatgctCTTCTACcatgccgccatcatcatccacgaTATCTTCCGCACTAGCCGGACAGACCCTAACAAGTCTGACACCTCATCGTATCTCGACTTGGCCCCTCTGTACGGTTCGTCCCTCAAGGACCAGCTTGAGATCCGTACCATGAAGGAGGGTAAGCTGAAGCCTGATACCTTCCACGAGAAGCGTCTCCTTGGACAGCCTGCTGGTGTCAATGTCATGCTGGTCCTCTACAGTCGTTTCCACAACTATGTTGCCGATATCTTGCTCAAGATTAACGAGAACGGCCGCTTCACCCTACAATGCCCCGCCAATGCCTCGGCAGAGGACAAGGCTAAGGCTGTTGCCAAGCAGGACCACGACCTCTTCAACGTGGCCCGTCTCATTACTGGCGGACTGTACATCAACATCTGCCTCCACGACTACCTGcgagccatcaccaacactcACCACTCCAGTAGTGACTGGACCCTGGACCCCCGAGTTGCCATTGACAAGCAATTCGATGGTGAGGGTGTTCCCCGTGGCGTTGGCAACCAGGTCAGCGTCGAGTTCAACCTCCTTTACCGATTCCACTCGTGCATCTCCAAGAGGGATGAGCACTGGATCAACAACTTCTTCCTTAAGCTCTTCCCCGGTCGCAAGGCCGAAGACCTCCAGGATGTCAGCTGGGACGAGCTTGGACAGGctctcttcaactttgaGCGCAGCATCCCCAAGGACCCCAGCGTCCGCACctttgatggccttgagcgtCAGGAGAACGGGAccttcaaggatgaggacctTGTTCGCATCCTCAAGGACGCTATGGAAGACCCTGCTGGTACCTTTGGTGCCCGCATGGTCCCCAAGGCACTCAAGGTGGTGGAGGTCCTGGGTATCATCCAGGGCCGCAAGTGGCAGGTTGCCTCTCTTAACGAGTTCCGAGAGTTCTTTGGACTTAAGCGGTACGATCAGTTCAGCGAGATCAACTCGAACCCTGAGATTGCCAacatcctcgagaagctgtACACAGACCCTGACATGGTTGAGCTCTACCCTGGCCTGATGATTGAGGACATCAAGCCTGCTCGCAACCCAGGCAGCGGTATCATGCCTACCTACTCTGTTGGTCGAGCTGTGCTGTCTGATGCTGTCACACTTGTCCGCTCAGACAgattcaacaccatcgactaCACAGTCTCCAATCTGACGGCCTGGGGTTACAATGAAGTCCAGCAGGACTACAAGACTCTTGGTGGTTCGATGTTGTACAAGCTCATCCAGCGTGGTGTCCCCAACTGGTTCCCCTTCAACTCGGTTGCCGTCATGCAGCCTATGtacaccaagaaggccaacatTGCCATCGCAAAGGAGATTGGCACCTACGACCAGTTCACTGAGGCTGACCCCAAGCCCCCTGCCAAGCCCATTGTCGTCACGACCAACGAGGCCATTAAGAAGACTCTCAGCAACCCCAAGCAGTTTGTCGTGCCGTGGCTCCAGCCCCTCAACACTCTGTTCCCTGGCAAGAAGGACTACGGCTGGTTCATGCTTGCGGGtgatgaggccaagaacTTCAAGCACCGTGCCGACTTCCAAAAGGCTATGGGCAAGATTCCCAACCTTCACGCTGCTGTGCACAACATGATTGAGCGCGTGGGTGCCAAGCTCATTGAGAAGGAGaccttcaagctcaaggctggcCTCGAGCAAATTGACATCATCCGCGATGTCGCCATCCCTCTCAACACACAGCTTCTGGCTGACTTTTTCTACTTTGACTTGCGGACTGATGAGAACCCTGACGGAACTCTTGGCGTTGCCGAGCTGTACCGACATCTGCTCAACATCCGCATCTGGGGcgtcaacaacaacgaccCCGGCCAGGCATGGAACCGTCGCCGCTGGGCCCAGGAGGGTGTCACTGCCGTCTACAACTcgaccaagaagctcgtcgatgaggctgtCCTCGGCCGCGGCATGGGCCTGGGCATTGCTTCAGCCATCTCGAGCAAGGTTGGTCGCAAGTCGTACCTCAAGAAGGACTCTCTGCGCTCCTGCGGCCTGAAGCTCGTTGAGGAGCTGTTGGCTCAGGGCAACAACGCCGACCAGGTCACAGACAACCTGTGGCTCACTGCCTTTGGTGGTATTGGTGTGCCAGTTACTTCA TTCTACGAGGTGCTTGCATTCTTCCTGCGCCCCGAGAATGCCGCCATCTGGGCTGAGGTGCAGGCCATTGCCCAGAAGGGTGATGATGCCACCCTCCATGCCTACGTCGCCGAGGCTCAGCGTCTGACGAGCTCTCAGCGTAACGTGCGCATTGCCACGGCGCCAGCGGAACTCGAGGGCAAGCCTGTTCAGCCCGGCACTCCTGTTGTGATGATGCTT GGCATGGCTGGCCGCAACGGCAAGGAGGTTCCCGACGCCGACAAGTTCGACGCCCGTCGCAAGACGGATGCCGTGACAGCCTTTAGCTATGGGCAGCACGAGTGCCTGGCCAAGGATGTGGCCCTTGCTTTTGTCACCGGCCTCATTAAGCTGGTGGCTGACCTTAAGCAACTCCGACCTGCACCAGGCCAGATGGGCGAGGTCAAGACAATCCAAGTCGGCACCGAGAAGGCCTACCTCAACGACAGCTGGTCGTaccttggctttgatgccAGCA CCTGGAAGGTTCACTTCGACGGCCATGGAAAGGGTACCTTTGAGGGTGACAGAGCCCCTACAGCGACGACACCGCTGCAGCAGTATTACTACATGCTccagaagcgcaaggaggaGATCCTTGGCTTCTAA